In Arthrobacter sp. SLBN-83, one DNA window encodes the following:
- a CDS encoding PRC-barrel domain-containing protein, whose translation MILGDLLGTPVLDADGGRLGRVADVRFVLAGTPHQLMAEPRLLGLIVGPHSAASFLGYERNGLTRPHLIARFLRWRHRGSFLVLWEDVAQVGARSVRLRPGFTRYSAALENGEQA comes from the coding sequence ATGATCCTCGGTGACCTGCTGGGCACCCCGGTGCTGGATGCCGACGGCGGGCGGCTGGGCCGCGTTGCCGACGTCCGGTTTGTGCTGGCCGGGACGCCGCACCAGCTGATGGCCGAGCCGCGGCTGCTGGGACTGATCGTGGGCCCGCACAGCGCAGCGTCCTTCCTGGGCTACGAACGGAACGGCCTCACCCGGCCGCACCTGATTGCCCGGTTCCTCCGGTGGCGGCACCGTGGGTCCTTTCTGGTCCTGTGGGAGGACGTTGCCCAGGTGGGCGCCCGCTCCGTGCGGCTCCGTCCCGGATTCACCCGTTACAGCGCGGCCCTTGAAAACGGCGAGCAGGCGTAA
- the mgtA gene encoding magnesium-translocating P-type ATPase, with amino-acid sequence MTDLNVLESSPLQLPITDAASLTAEEALTRLGSGPGGLSEEEAGARLEQLGPNAVRTHRANVWAVLGRQFASPILILLIITAGLSLFLGDATNSIVIGVILLVSVGLGFINEYRAELASEALHSRVTHQAAVQRGGATREVDVTTLVPGDVVHLSLGSIVPADIRLLTTNNLHCDESILTGESQPAAKDPVPVASGAALADLASCVFMGTVVQAGGCSGVVVATGGRAEFGRIALGLGERQPQTEFQLGLKRFSFLLLQVAVVLTSLIFVANLLLDRPLLESLLFSLAIAVGITPQLLPAVVSTSLATGTRQLAKRKVLVKRLVCIEDLGDMDILVTDKTGTLTEGRISFTRALPAGDGTSDGGLLTLGLLATEADYAGAKASSAGQNPLDAALWESPGAAAFEPRRFERLDLIGFDHQRRRTTVLVRDADGPAQLVTKGAPEDVLALCGPTTPAVQAMLDEQFDAGARVVAVATRPAAGLGKLTPADEHGLTLAGFLVFLDRPKANARQSLDRLEALGISVKLATGDNAKVAEKVCTDLDVISGGTLTGAQVEGMSDADLAAAARTATIFARVSPEQKARIITLLRQSGGAVGFMGDGVNDALALHKADIGISVDTATDVAKDAADVVLLDKDLGVLADGVMEGRRIFANTIKYVLMGTSSNFGNMFSAATASVVLSFLPMLPGQILLNNLLYDSGQLAIPGDRVDKEQLRAPSHWNIAFIRRFMLLFGPISSLFDFATFALMLFVFTAAPGEFRAGWFIESIATQTLIIFAIRTRRVPFLRSRPSAGLLAASLGVVALGVFLPLSPLAGVLGFDPLPVPFFLALLGMVVVYLVLVELAKQWFFTRGAQQLPAQPPPVQRRHATHHISRRAFRFSIPVRVPPLRAPVAGRRVRRKRSVRNL; translated from the coding sequence ATGACAGACCTGAACGTCCTGGAGTCCAGCCCCCTCCAATTGCCGATCACCGACGCCGCGAGCCTGACGGCCGAAGAGGCCCTGACTCGCCTGGGATCCGGTCCAGGCGGCCTCAGTGAGGAGGAGGCGGGTGCGCGGCTGGAGCAGCTCGGCCCCAACGCAGTCCGAACCCACCGGGCCAACGTCTGGGCCGTGCTGGGCCGGCAGTTCGCCAGCCCCATCCTCATCCTCCTGATCATCACCGCAGGCTTGTCCCTGTTCCTGGGCGACGCCACCAACTCGATCGTCATCGGCGTAATCCTGCTGGTCAGCGTGGGCCTGGGTTTCATCAACGAGTACCGCGCCGAGCTCGCCTCGGAGGCCCTGCACTCCCGGGTGACCCACCAGGCCGCCGTCCAGCGCGGCGGCGCCACAAGGGAAGTGGACGTTACCACGTTGGTGCCGGGCGACGTCGTGCATCTCTCCCTGGGTTCCATCGTCCCGGCCGACATCCGCCTCCTCACCACGAACAACCTGCATTGCGATGAAAGCATCCTCACGGGGGAATCCCAGCCCGCTGCCAAGGACCCTGTCCCCGTGGCCTCCGGCGCAGCCCTTGCCGACCTCGCCTCCTGCGTGTTCATGGGCACCGTGGTCCAGGCCGGCGGCTGCAGCGGCGTGGTGGTTGCCACCGGCGGCCGGGCGGAGTTCGGCCGGATTGCGCTGGGCCTGGGCGAACGGCAGCCACAAACCGAGTTCCAGCTGGGACTCAAACGGTTCTCCTTTCTGCTGCTGCAGGTGGCCGTGGTGCTGACCTCGCTGATCTTCGTGGCCAACCTGCTGCTGGACCGCCCGCTGCTGGAATCTCTCCTGTTCTCCCTGGCCATCGCGGTGGGCATCACGCCGCAGCTGCTGCCCGCCGTCGTCAGCACCAGCCTGGCCACCGGCACCCGCCAGCTGGCCAAGCGGAAGGTGCTGGTGAAGCGGCTGGTGTGCATCGAGGACCTGGGGGACATGGACATCCTGGTCACGGACAAGACCGGCACCTTGACCGAGGGAAGGATCAGCTTCACCCGTGCGCTTCCGGCCGGCGATGGAACGTCCGACGGCGGCCTGCTCACCCTTGGCCTGCTGGCCACCGAGGCGGACTATGCCGGCGCGAAGGCTTCCTCCGCGGGCCAGAACCCGCTGGATGCGGCGCTGTGGGAGAGCCCTGGTGCGGCTGCGTTCGAACCGCGGCGGTTCGAGCGGCTGGACCTGATTGGCTTCGACCACCAGCGCCGCCGCACCACCGTGCTGGTCCGCGACGCGGACGGCCCCGCGCAGCTGGTCACCAAAGGAGCACCGGAGGATGTGCTGGCGCTTTGCGGCCCCACGACGCCGGCCGTGCAGGCCATGCTGGATGAACAGTTCGACGCCGGTGCCAGGGTGGTGGCGGTGGCCACCCGCCCAGCCGCGGGGCTGGGAAAGCTGACCCCGGCTGACGAGCACGGCCTCACCCTGGCCGGTTTCCTGGTGTTCCTGGACCGGCCCAAGGCCAATGCGCGCCAGTCGCTGGACCGGCTGGAGGCCCTGGGCATCTCGGTGAAACTCGCCACCGGGGACAACGCGAAGGTGGCCGAAAAGGTGTGCACGGACCTGGACGTCATCTCCGGCGGCACGCTCACAGGTGCCCAGGTGGAGGGCATGTCCGACGCCGACCTCGCTGCGGCCGCGCGCACCGCCACGATCTTCGCCCGCGTCTCCCCGGAACAGAAGGCGCGCATCATCACCCTCCTGCGGCAAAGCGGCGGCGCGGTGGGCTTCATGGGCGACGGCGTCAACGATGCCCTGGCACTGCACAAGGCGGACATCGGCATTTCCGTCGATACCGCAACGGACGTTGCCAAAGACGCGGCCGACGTCGTCCTTTTGGACAAGGACCTCGGTGTCCTGGCGGACGGTGTGATGGAGGGCCGGCGGATTTTCGCCAACACCATCAAGTACGTGCTGATGGGAACGTCCAGCAACTTCGGCAACATGTTCAGCGCGGCCACGGCTTCCGTGGTGCTGAGCTTCCTGCCCATGCTGCCGGGCCAGATCCTGCTGAACAACCTGCTCTACGATTCCGGGCAGCTGGCCATCCCGGGGGACCGGGTGGACAAGGAACAGCTGCGTGCGCCCTCGCACTGGAACATCGCCTTCATCCGCCGTTTCATGCTCCTCTTCGGCCCCATCAGCTCGCTGTTCGACTTCGCCACGTTCGCCCTCATGTTGTTCGTCTTCACCGCAGCGCCCGGGGAATTCCGGGCCGGCTGGTTCATCGAATCCATCGCCACCCAGACGCTGATCATTTTCGCCATCCGTACCCGGCGGGTGCCGTTCCTGCGCAGCCGGCCGTCCGCGGGCCTGCTCGCCGCGTCCCTGGGTGTAGTGGCCCTGGGTGTGTTCCTGCCGCTTTCACCCCTGGCCGGCGTGCTGGGTTTCGACCCCCTGCCGGTGCCCTTCTTCCTCGCGCTGCTGGGCATGGTGGTGGTGTACCTGGTGCTGGTGGAGCTGGCCAAGCAGTGGTTCTTCACCCGCGGCGCGCAGCAGCTGCCGGCTCAGCCGCCGCCAGTCCAGCGCCGGCACGCCACGCACCACATCTCCCGGCGGGCCTTCCGGTTCAGCATTCCGGTCAGGGTTCCCCCGTTGAGGGCACCTGTTGCCGGGCGGAGGGTTCGGCGGAAACGTTCCGTCCGTAATCTTTAG
- a CDS encoding gluconokinase codes for MDAAPTPESVQQPVLVIMGVSGSGKSTVAGILAGQLGWDLEEGDDLHPAENVAKMASGIPLTDEDRWPWLDTIASWIIEHTMAGIPGIITCSALKKIYRDRLREKNVVFVHLSGSKEQIGRRLTARMDHYMPPSLLDSQIATLEPPGPDENTIVVDVGRTPAEEAAEVVRRLGLSPASGSSALGHPHPGRSSAAGQPGEPAGA; via the coding sequence ATGGACGCCGCACCCACCCCCGAGTCCGTCCAGCAGCCGGTTCTCGTCATCATGGGCGTGTCCGGGTCAGGCAAGTCGACGGTGGCAGGCATCCTTGCGGGCCAGCTCGGCTGGGATCTGGAGGAAGGCGACGACCTGCACCCAGCGGAAAACGTGGCAAAGATGGCCTCCGGGATCCCCCTGACGGACGAAGACCGCTGGCCCTGGCTGGACACCATCGCCTCGTGGATCATTGAGCATACGATGGCTGGAATACCGGGCATCATCACCTGCTCTGCGCTGAAGAAGATCTACAGGGACCGGCTCCGCGAGAAGAACGTCGTTTTCGTGCATTTGTCCGGCTCCAAGGAACAGATCGGCCGGCGGCTGACGGCACGGATGGACCACTACATGCCCCCGTCACTGCTGGATTCGCAGATCGCCACCCTTGAGCCGCCGGGACCGGATGAAAACACCATCGTGGTGGACGTGGGGCGGACTCCCGCTGAGGAAGCCGCCGAGGTTGTCAGGCGCCTGGGCCTCTCTCCGGCTTCCGGATCGAGCGCACTGGGCCATCCCCACCCGGGCCGGTCGTCCGCAGCAGGTCAGCCCGGGGAGCCGGCCGGCGCCTAG
- a CDS encoding SRPBCC family protein, translated as MTRNILQSTVIKAPVDTVFTFLSDPTNWMKAFPGDSDVTQLDIKPDGVGTSARWSARVWAVPMHVTHEYRDVVPNKRIVSKASVGPVITFSLEPLSGSGTELTVESALEIEAPLVRVPAQALFVRLTEDDIQGMVANVKSMVETGKKTVPEASEAKFSQTLTWKDSIMIAAPVDVVFDVVKDPRVWLGPNVQISELKTTPEGVGTTFHAAWKVFGIPLKTTHEYTEYVANKYFTSKAALGPVFKIEVAPEDGGTRLSMRSDVVPRNIADAAVDALVIKLSERSQAEELAGIKAKAEAQAGAR; from the coding sequence ATGACCAGGAACATCCTTCAAAGCACCGTGATCAAAGCCCCGGTGGACACCGTGTTCACCTTCCTCAGCGACCCCACGAACTGGATGAAGGCTTTCCCGGGAGACAGCGACGTCACCCAACTGGACATCAAACCCGACGGCGTGGGCACGTCGGCACGCTGGTCCGCCAGGGTGTGGGCCGTCCCCATGCATGTCACCCACGAATACCGGGACGTAGTGCCCAACAAGCGCATCGTCTCCAAAGCGTCCGTGGGACCGGTCATCACTTTCTCCCTGGAACCGCTCAGCGGCAGCGGAACCGAACTGACCGTTGAGTCCGCCCTGGAGATCGAAGCGCCCCTGGTGCGGGTCCCCGCCCAAGCACTGTTCGTGCGGCTGACCGAAGACGACATCCAGGGCATGGTGGCCAACGTCAAGAGCATGGTGGAGACCGGGAAAAAGACGGTCCCGGAGGCAAGCGAGGCAAAGTTCAGCCAGACGTTGACGTGGAAAGACAGCATCATGATCGCCGCGCCCGTGGACGTGGTGTTCGACGTCGTGAAGGATCCCCGGGTCTGGCTGGGCCCTAACGTGCAGATCTCCGAACTCAAGACCACCCCCGAGGGCGTGGGGACCACCTTCCACGCGGCGTGGAAAGTCTTTGGCATACCCTTGAAGACCACGCACGAATACACCGAGTACGTAGCCAACAAGTACTTCACGTCCAAGGCGGCGCTGGGTCCCGTCTTCAAGATCGAGGTGGCGCCGGAGGACGGCGGGACCCGGCTCAGCATGCGCTCCGATGTGGTTCCCCGGAATATAGCCGACGCCGCCGTGGACGCCCTGGTCATTAAGCTGTCGGAGCGCAGCCAGGCAGAAGAACTGGCCGGGATCAAGGCGAAGGCGGAAGCACAGGCCGGGGCACGCTGA
- a CDS encoding alpha/beta fold hydrolase, producing MTPFRVVLLPGSVLPAGPAYGRLLEVLAPDVDAVAKDLELYATDAPPPDWSLDTEADGVLREADARGWDTFHLLGYSGGGAAALALTATHPERLRSLALLEPAWAGNWDWSPEHTRLWQRYGELQGLPPDDFMRSFTRLQVKPDAVLPSPPPGPPPSWMAKRPAGISAFLQGFNRYDLARESLAAFAKPVLFVLGGMSIPDEQGDNAARLSRVFPDFRLEVFPDRHHFDPPHRAEPERVAALLREHWARGDGGP from the coding sequence GTGACACCGTTCCGAGTGGTCCTGCTGCCGGGCAGCGTCCTCCCTGCCGGGCCGGCATACGGCAGGCTGCTGGAGGTTCTGGCCCCGGATGTGGACGCCGTCGCCAAGGACCTGGAGCTCTACGCCACGGACGCCCCGCCGCCGGACTGGAGCCTGGACACCGAGGCGGACGGCGTGCTTCGCGAGGCCGATGCCCGCGGCTGGGACACCTTCCACCTGCTCGGGTACTCCGGCGGCGGCGCCGCTGCTCTGGCGCTCACCGCCACGCACCCGGAGCGGCTCCGGAGCCTGGCCCTCCTGGAGCCGGCGTGGGCAGGAAACTGGGACTGGAGCCCGGAGCACACCAGGTTGTGGCAGCGATACGGGGAATTGCAGGGCCTCCCGCCGGACGACTTCATGCGGTCCTTTACCAGGCTGCAGGTGAAGCCCGACGCCGTCCTGCCGTCTCCCCCGCCCGGCCCGCCGCCATCGTGGATGGCCAAGCGCCCGGCAGGGATCAGCGCCTTCCTGCAGGGCTTCAACCGGTATGACCTTGCCCGGGAAAGCCTGGCTGCCTTCGCCAAACCCGTGCTGTTTGTGCTGGGCGGCATGAGCATCCCCGACGAACAGGGCGACAACGCGGCCCGGCTTTCCCGTGTGTTCCCCGACTTCCGGCTTGAAGTCTTCCCGGACCGCCACCACTTCGATCCTCCGCACCGGGCGGAACCGGAGCGGGTCGCGGCGCTGCTGAGGGAGCACTGGGCCCGGGGTGACGGGGGCCCCTGA
- a CDS encoding TfoX/Sxy family protein: MEMPKATEEEKERFRRVVPDHPGVVVKPMFGNLGAFVNGNMFAGLFGPTIGVKLSREDKELLESSERTVPFGPAERPMGGYTGLPEVWNEEGDGDETRARAWAEKALAYVASLPAKEPKEPRARKASP, from the coding sequence ATGGAGATGCCCAAGGCGACCGAGGAAGAAAAAGAGCGGTTCCGGCGCGTGGTCCCGGACCATCCGGGTGTGGTGGTGAAACCGATGTTCGGCAACCTCGGCGCGTTCGTCAACGGCAACATGTTCGCCGGCCTGTTCGGTCCCACCATTGGAGTGAAGCTCTCCCGGGAGGACAAGGAACTGCTGGAGTCATCGGAGCGGACCGTGCCGTTCGGGCCGGCCGAACGCCCCATGGGCGGGTACACGGGGTTGCCTGAGGTCTGGAATGAAGAAGGCGACGGCGACGAAACCCGGGCGCGGGCGTGGGCGGAGAAGGCCTTGGCTTACGTCGCCTCCCTGCCGGCCAAAGAGCCCAAGGAGCCTAGGGCCCGCAAGGCTTCGCCGTGA
- a CDS encoding response regulator transcription factor — MDTPAAFADGARSPALPIRVFILNDHKMVRQGLSDLLEHHGFEMVGDSGSAAEAIHLIHILQPDIAVLDDRLPDGTGIEVCRELRSAAPDVKCLILTSWDEQHAVRAAVLAGASGYVIKRVGDHNYLLDCIRSTAAGIPPIGRDVRERVAGNLYATASAPWLKAMTQTERRALALMARGLTNRQIGQEMMLPDAAVAGCVSSVLQKLGFRRRGQLLPVPIPRAWQLLH; from the coding sequence ATGGATACACCAGCAGCATTTGCGGACGGGGCCCGGTCCCCTGCCCTTCCCATCCGCGTCTTCATCCTGAACGACCATAAAATGGTCCGGCAGGGCCTCAGCGATCTGCTTGAACATCATGGGTTCGAGATGGTGGGCGACAGCGGATCAGCAGCCGAAGCCATCCATCTCATCCACATCCTGCAGCCGGACATCGCGGTGCTGGACGACAGGCTGCCGGATGGTACGGGCATCGAAGTGTGCCGAGAGCTCCGCTCCGCCGCCCCCGACGTGAAGTGCCTGATCCTGACCAGTTGGGATGAGCAGCATGCCGTGCGGGCAGCGGTATTGGCGGGGGCCTCAGGCTACGTGATCAAGCGGGTCGGGGACCACAACTATCTGCTCGATTGCATTCGCAGCACAGCGGCAGGAATACCCCCGATCGGGCGGGACGTCAGGGAAAGGGTGGCCGGGAATCTGTATGCGACAGCTTCGGCTCCCTGGCTGAAAGCCATGACGCAGACGGAGCGAAGGGCGCTGGCCCTCATGGCGCGCGGACTGACCAACCGCCAGATTGGGCAGGAAATGATGCTGCCGGATGCCGCCGTTGCCGGCTGTGTATCCTCGGTACTCCAAAAGTTGGGCTTCCGGCGGCGCGGGCAGCTCCTTCCCGTCCCTATCCCCCGGGCCTGGCAGCTACTGCACTGA
- a CDS encoding tellurite resistance/C4-dicarboxylate transporter family protein: MDTATDARHSFGSRALQAVRTLTPGYFALTMASGIISVGLELEGFHVLSLALLAVCVLSYLVILVLSLVRLARFPEDMRGDFLDPGRAFGFFTFIAGTNVLGTRLGMAGWQGTTAVLLVVAVLAWVVLGYVVPWTAVLGRSERPVVKDANGSWFIWCVASQSVAVAAASIEPLAAPDWRAALALVAVVAWSVGLILYAAVGIFVSLRLMTYPIRPQDLRPQYFVAMGAMAISVLAGARIVEMAGAPMVDATRGLVAGASVVFWSFASWLFPVLLAAGWWRHVVHKVPLSYEPGLWSVIFPLGMYAVAGIYLGRADQLPLVAAIGRIELWLAVAAFLATFAGMLWHLWGTLLASSLPRSGT, encoded by the coding sequence ATGGACACCGCCACAGACGCCCGGCACTCCTTCGGATCCCGCGCGCTCCAGGCGGTACGCACCCTGACTCCGGGCTACTTCGCGCTCACCATGGCCAGCGGCATTATCTCCGTGGGGCTTGAACTCGAAGGGTTCCACGTCCTCTCACTGGCCCTGCTGGCGGTGTGCGTGCTCTCCTACCTGGTGATCCTCGTGCTCAGCCTTGTCCGCCTGGCCCGGTTCCCGGAGGACATGCGCGGCGACTTCCTGGATCCCGGCCGGGCCTTTGGCTTCTTCACGTTCATCGCCGGGACCAACGTGCTGGGGACGCGTCTGGGCATGGCGGGATGGCAGGGCACGACGGCGGTCCTCCTGGTGGTTGCGGTGCTCGCCTGGGTGGTGCTCGGCTACGTCGTGCCGTGGACGGCGGTGCTGGGCAGGTCCGAGCGGCCGGTGGTCAAGGACGCGAACGGCTCATGGTTCATTTGGTGCGTGGCCAGCCAGTCCGTCGCGGTGGCGGCCGCGTCCATAGAGCCCCTCGCCGCCCCGGACTGGCGCGCCGCCCTGGCCCTCGTCGCCGTCGTGGCCTGGTCCGTAGGGCTCATCCTGTATGCCGCAGTGGGAATCTTCGTCTCACTCCGGCTGATGACCTACCCCATCCGGCCGCAGGATCTGCGCCCGCAATACTTCGTTGCCATGGGCGCCATGGCCATCAGCGTGCTGGCCGGAGCCCGGATCGTGGAAATGGCCGGCGCGCCCATGGTGGATGCCACGCGGGGGCTGGTGGCCGGCGCCTCCGTGGTGTTCTGGTCCTTCGCCTCGTGGCTCTTCCCTGTGCTGCTCGCCGCCGGCTGGTGGCGGCACGTGGTGCACAAGGTGCCGTTGTCCTACGAGCCGGGACTGTGGAGCGTCATCTTTCCCCTGGGCATGTACGCCGTCGCGGGGATCTACCTGGGCCGCGCGGACCAGCTGCCGCTGGTGGCAGCCATTGGCCGGATCGAACTGTGGCTGGCGGTCGCGGCCTTCCTGGCCACGTTCGCCGGGATGCTCTGGCACCTGTGGGGCACGCTGCTGGCTTCGTCCCTGCCGCGAAGTGGCACTTAA
- a CDS encoding GAF domain-containing sensor histidine kinase: MWREPIRRRTRELLREFVDRADELVRTQEHVEGLLGAVVSLTEDLSLEAVLDRVVQSACELVGARYGALGVIGDDQQLSHFITVGIDEDGARVIGDLPTGHGVLGELIREPKPLRLHDLGEQPIAVGFPANHPPMGTFLGVPVRVREEVFGNLYLTEKTDGQDFTAEDEDLAVALASAAGVAIQNARLYEDSNSRQRWLEAGMEVSDRLKARPGSDTENLDMIAERALHASASALSLIASVAGDGTLRCRTSLGVQSIPAGQELPAGEALARVLATGESAALTDALQLFDAESAEKLGPVLVAALGSDSDGKRQSVLILARSAGATRYTDVDVEQSAVFASRIGLTLDLLKANQLREEHALFIDRERIAADLHDLVIQRLFAAGLSIQGLRRYTSDPSAHERRIAGITAELDDCIHQLRDTIYSLQAREPDKELLSGRVLRAVQEAANAAGFLPRIQLSGPVDDAVGDEVAEQLLRVLHESVSNAVRHSGSADISVLLAAQERDVVLTVRDNGCGFTDPTRVSGLNNMKNRAERLGGSCTIDSAPGKGTSVTWTAPTAS, from the coding sequence ATGTGGCGAGAACCAATTAGACGGCGTACCCGTGAGCTTCTGCGGGAATTTGTAGACCGGGCAGATGAACTTGTCCGGACCCAGGAACATGTTGAAGGCCTGCTCGGGGCGGTCGTTTCCCTTACCGAGGACCTGAGCCTGGAGGCTGTGCTTGACCGCGTGGTGCAGTCCGCCTGCGAGCTTGTGGGGGCGCGGTACGGGGCTTTGGGCGTCATTGGTGACGACCAGCAGCTCAGCCATTTCATCACTGTTGGCATCGATGAAGACGGTGCCCGCGTCATCGGTGACCTTCCCACTGGCCACGGAGTGCTGGGCGAGCTGATCCGGGAGCCCAAGCCCTTGCGGCTCCATGATTTGGGTGAACAGCCCATAGCGGTGGGGTTTCCCGCGAATCACCCGCCCATGGGCACCTTCCTGGGCGTCCCCGTAAGGGTCCGGGAAGAGGTCTTTGGAAACCTGTACCTGACGGAGAAGACCGACGGCCAGGATTTCACGGCCGAGGACGAGGACCTCGCAGTTGCCCTGGCCTCTGCCGCCGGCGTGGCCATCCAGAACGCGCGCTTGTATGAGGACAGCAACAGCCGCCAGCGGTGGCTGGAAGCGGGAATGGAAGTCAGCGACCGGCTGAAAGCCCGTCCGGGTTCGGACACCGAAAACCTGGACATGATCGCGGAACGGGCTTTGCATGCTTCCGCATCGGCCTTGTCCCTGATTGCCTCGGTAGCGGGGGACGGAACCTTGCGGTGCCGGACTTCCCTGGGGGTTCAATCAATTCCTGCGGGACAGGAACTTCCGGCGGGTGAAGCGTTGGCCCGGGTGCTTGCAACCGGCGAGTCGGCGGCCCTTACCGATGCGCTGCAGTTGTTCGATGCCGAGTCCGCTGAAAAGCTGGGGCCTGTCCTGGTGGCAGCCTTGGGAAGCGACAGTGATGGCAAGCGGCAAAGCGTGTTGATCCTGGCCAGGTCTGCCGGCGCGACTCGCTACACCGACGTGGATGTTGAACAAAGTGCTGTGTTTGCGTCCCGCATAGGCCTGACGTTGGACCTTCTCAAGGCAAATCAGTTGCGGGAGGAGCACGCGTTGTTCATCGACCGGGAACGGATCGCCGCGGATCTGCACGACCTGGTGATCCAGCGGCTCTTCGCCGCGGGACTGAGCATTCAGGGCCTGCGCCGCTACACCTCGGACCCGTCTGCCCACGAGCGCCGAATCGCGGGGATCACGGCGGAACTGGACGACTGCATCCACCAACTGCGCGACACCATTTACTCCCTGCAAGCACGGGAGCCCGACAAGGAGCTCCTCAGCGGGCGCGTGCTGCGCGCCGTCCAGGAAGCAGCCAACGCTGCCGGCTTCCTTCCCAGGATCCAGCTCTCGGGCCCGGTGGATGATGCCGTGGGCGATGAGGTGGCCGAACAGTTGCTGCGGGTCCTTCATGAGAGCGTCAGTAATGCGGTCAGGCACTCCGGATCGGCGGACATTTCCGTCTTGCTGGCAGCCCAGGAACGTGACGTGGTCCTCACGGTCCGCGACAACGGTTGCGGTTTCACGGACCCCACACGGGTGAGCGGGTTGAACAACATGAAGAACCGGGCCGAGCGCCTTGGTGGCAGCTGCACCATCGACAGTGCCCCTGGCAAAGGCACCAGCGTGACCTGGACGGCGCCCACTGCAAGTTGA
- a CDS encoding cold-shock protein codes for MATGTVKWFNAEKGFGFISPDDSSQDVFAHYSAINSSGFRSLEENQKVSFDTEQGPKGPQATNIQAL; via the coding sequence ATGGCTACTGGTACCGTCAAATGGTTTAACGCTGAAAAGGGCTTCGGCTTCATCTCCCCGGACGACTCCTCGCAGGACGTGTTCGCACACTACTCCGCGATCAACTCCTCCGGCTTCCGCTCCCTCGAAGAGAACCAGAAGGTTTCCTTCGACACCGAGCAGGGCCCCAAGGGTCCCCAGGCCACCAACATCCAGGCTCTCTAA
- a CDS encoding Nramp family divalent metal transporter: MKRLLGVALGILTAIGGFVDIGDLVTNAVVGSRFGLSLVWVVVVGVVGIVLFANMSGRVAAVSGRATFEVIRERLGPRAGLANLSASFLINLMTVTAEIGGVALALQLASSVYYLLWIPVAAVAVWLVIWRVRFSIMENVTGLLGLTLVIFAVAVFLLKPDWGSLAGQVLAPSVPQQETVWSYSYYAIALFGAAMTPYEVFFFSSGAVEEKWGVKDLAQSRINVLIGFPLGGLLSISIAVCAALVLLPAGISVTSLSQVILPVAEGAGKLGLAFVLVGIVAATFGAALETTLSSGYTLAQFFGWSWGKFRRPAEAARFHLSMIVCLLVGIGVLATGVDPVLVTEYSVVFSAIALPLTYLPILIVANDPQYMREHVNGRAVNALGMVYLVIILVASIAAIPLMIVTGAGS, translated from the coding sequence GTGAAGCGGCTCCTCGGCGTCGCGCTTGGGATCCTGACCGCCATCGGCGGATTTGTGGACATCGGGGACCTGGTGACCAACGCGGTGGTGGGTTCCCGCTTTGGCCTGTCGTTGGTGTGGGTCGTGGTGGTTGGCGTGGTGGGGATCGTCCTCTTCGCCAACATGTCCGGCCGGGTGGCGGCGGTGTCCGGCCGGGCCACGTTTGAGGTGATCCGTGAGCGGCTGGGTCCGCGGGCCGGGCTGGCCAACCTGTCGGCGTCGTTCCTCATCAACTTGATGACGGTGACTGCCGAGATCGGTGGCGTTGCCCTGGCCTTGCAGCTTGCCAGCAGCGTGTACTACCTGCTGTGGATTCCCGTGGCCGCGGTGGCGGTGTGGCTGGTGATCTGGCGGGTTCGGTTCTCCATCATGGAGAACGTCACGGGCCTGCTGGGGCTGACCCTCGTCATTTTCGCGGTGGCGGTGTTCCTGCTCAAACCGGACTGGGGGTCACTGGCGGGGCAGGTCCTTGCGCCCAGCGTGCCGCAGCAGGAAACCGTGTGGTCCTACAGTTACTACGCCATTGCGCTGTTCGGGGCGGCCATGACGCCGTACGAGGTGTTCTTCTTTTCCTCCGGCGCCGTGGAGGAAAAGTGGGGTGTGAAAGACCTGGCCCAGTCCCGGATCAACGTCCTGATCGGGTTCCCGCTGGGTGGCCTGCTGTCCATCTCCATTGCTGTCTGCGCTGCCTTGGTTTTACTGCCCGCCGGGATCTCGGTGACCTCGCTTTCCCAGGTGATCCTGCCCGTGGCCGAGGGCGCCGGGAAACTCGGGCTGGCCTTCGTCCTGGTGGGCATCGTGGCCGCGACCTTCGGCGCCGCCCTGGAAACCACGCTCTCCAGCGGCTACACCCTGGCCCAGTTCTTCGGCTGGTCCTGGGGCAAATTCCGCCGCCCGGCAGAGGCGGCCCGGTTCCACCTGTCCATGATTGTGTGCCTGCTGGTCGGCATCGGCGTGCTGGCCACTGGCGTCGACCCCGTCCTGGTGACCGAATACTCCGTGGTGTTCTCCGCGATCGCCCTGCCCCTGACCTATCTGCCCATCCTCATCGTGGCCAACGATCCCCAGTACATGCGCGAGCACGTGAACGGGCGGGCTGTGAACGCGCTGGGGATGGTCTACCTGGTAATCATCCTGGTGGCCTCGATCGCCGCCATTCCCCTCATGATCGTGACAGGAGCAGGCTCATGA